One Brachyspira pilosicoli P43/6/78 genomic window carries:
- the murB gene encoding UDP-N-acetylmuramate dehydrogenase: MYKINGVLYKQNCSLKKYNTFRVNAKALHFYMPETINGFIDLIKYLNDADKRYIILGGGSNVLFLDKVIEVPIIHTGFFTRIEQTSNNILAYSGANVIDVVKYAYRNSFTGLEFLYGLPGSIGGAAYMNARCYEHSISEFVDSVGIIDDNIEYMHIKADECNYAYKKSIFQDKKYIIIDVRLKLNKGLKKIIKKDMNKYIRDRKNKNQYKYPSAGSTFLNDYETNMIAGKVIDSLNMRNTRVGGAMVSPYHANFIVNYNNATGRDIFELMKKVREEVYNKIGIKLNAEVRIIGNDENEVF, translated from the coding sequence ATGTATAAAATTAATGGTGTTCTATATAAACAAAATTGTTCATTAAAAAAATATAATACTTTTAGAGTAAATGCTAAGGCTCTTCATTTTTATATGCCTGAAACTATTAATGGCTTTATAGATTTAATTAAATATTTAAATGATGCTGATAAAAGATATATTATTTTAGGCGGCGGGAGCAATGTACTTTTTTTGGATAAGGTAATAGAAGTTCCTATAATACATACAGGATTTTTTACAAGAATAGAGCAGACTAGCAATAATATTTTAGCTTATTCTGGGGCTAATGTTATAGATGTTGTAAAGTACGCTTATAGAAATAGTTTTACAGGTTTAGAGTTTTTATATGGGCTACCTGGAAGTATTGGGGGAGCGGCGTACATGAATGCCCGCTGTTATGAACATTCTATATCAGAGTTTGTAGATAGTGTTGGAATTATAGATGACAATATTGAATATATGCATATAAAGGCAGATGAATGTAATTATGCTTATAAAAAAAGTATATTCCAAGATAAGAAATATATTATAATAGATGTGAGGCTAAAATTAAATAAGGGCTTAAAAAAAATAATAAAAAAAGATATGAACAAATATATAAGAGACAGAAAAAATAAAAATCAATATAAATATCCATCAGCAGGAAGCACTTTTTTGAATGATTATGAAACTAATATGATAGCGGGTAAGGTAATAGATTCACTTAATATGAGAAACACAAGGGTAGGGGGTGCTATGGTTTCACCTTATCATGCTAATTTTATTGTTAATTATAATAATGCTACAGGAAGAGATATTTTTGAACTAATGAAAAAGGTGAGAGAAGAAGTTTATAATAAAATAGGTATAAAGTTAAATGCTGAAGTGCGTATTATAGGAAATGATGAAAATGAAGTTTTTTGA
- a CDS encoding OmpA family protein: MKKIILVLSFILTTVVACSSTPKATTPENTSGFNTELNLPDGVRVRETPRGKVLELYDPKAKSDVGKQTGIYEVKFQFDKAVEIGEYKQAYNLVYTILNNNPEIRIMVEGNSSKEGKAPYNYNLSVRRSDTSYNYLIKLGTKNNRLLKNAFGEGLPEYPTLEANRRTEFIVIMNEADLKKYNDFAKTVDVNKEN; the protein is encoded by the coding sequence ATGAAAAAGATAATATTAGTTCTATCATTTATTTTAACTACAGTAGTTGCTTGTTCTAGTACACCTAAGGCGACTACTCCAGAAAACACATCTGGTTTTAATACTGAATTAAATCTTCCAGATGGTGTTAGGGTGAGAGAAACTCCTAGAGGAAAGGTATTAGAGCTTTATGACCCTAAAGCTAAAAGCGATGTTGGTAAGCAAACTGGAATTTATGAAGTAAAATTCCAATTCGACAAAGCTGTAGAAATAGGAGAGTATAAACAAGCTTATAATTTAGTTTATACTATATTAAACAATAATCCTGAAATAAGAATTATGGTAGAAGGTAATTCTAGTAAAGAAGGTAAAGCTCCTTACAACTACAATTTGTCTGTAAGAAGATCTGATACTAGCTATAATTACTTAATAAAATTAGGTACTAAAAATAACAGACTTCTTAAAAATGCTTTTGGTGAGGGTCTTCCAGAATATCCTACTTTAGAAGCTAATAGAAGAACTGAATTTATAGTAATAATGAATGAAGCAGATTTAAAAAAGTATAATGACTTTGCAAAAACTGTCGATGTTAATAAAGAAAATTAA
- a CDS encoding OmpA family protein, whose product MKKLLFVFALFIFVISCGTTPEMAPAENAEPVALAVQEEPQAVANTGELYLPQGTSIRDSQRGRVFETNPKIIFGFAKTTMPANANVAFAQVIEFLDKNPNVRLVVEGHTSNKGIAYPYNYNLSVNRVKNARAYLVNNGVDANRLIEKPLGEALPESNVQANLRRYEFIIIENQADMDKYNSFVSTLDVRKETVYTGN is encoded by the coding sequence ATGAAAAAATTATTATTTGTTTTTGCTTTATTTATTTTTGTAATATCTTGCGGTACTACTCCAGAAATGGCGCCTGCAGAAAATGCAGAACCTGTTGCTTTGGCTGTACAAGAAGAACCGCAAGCTGTTGCTAATACTGGTGAACTCTATCTACCTCAAGGTACTTCTATAAGAGATTCTCAAAGGGGAAGAGTGTTTGAGACTAATCCTAAAATAATATTTGGATTTGCTAAAACTACTATGCCTGCAAATGCTAATGTTGCTTTTGCTCAAGTAATAGAGTTTTTAGATAAGAATCCTAATGTTAGATTAGTAGTAGAAGGACATACTAGCAATAAAGGAATAGCTTACCCTTATAATTACAACTTATCTGTTAATAGGGTAAAAAATGCTAGAGCTTATTTGGTTAATAATGGGGTTGATGCTAATAGATTAATTGAAAAACCGCTCGGCGAAGCATTGCCTGAGTCTAATGTTCAAGCTAATCTTAGAAGATATGAGTTTATCATTATTGAAAATCAAGCAGATATGGATAAATATAATAGTTTTGTATCTACTCTTGATGTGAGAAAGGAAACTGTATATACTGGAAATTAA
- a CDS encoding HEAT repeat domain-containing protein, with translation MKQFVILFLLIISFNLIAEDTNQSLSSSTNAATTASSSSEGYIINSELMDTFKYGTTSQKISAISRIKKTKNENDISAMVEYYPNEKNNKIKIEIINFFKQNVNDKGKTIIDYAIVDEDDSVRKEAYYLCSIYPDIKYESSIMSSISNESGLILDSMINALGSIKSTLASDYLAEKYTNDVIGSSTKIEILRYFSETKDIKGEIICRNVAQNTGEPALVRYMGIVAMGAYPSAENYEILQKILKEDLPEVTARVIYILPEYSAYGDIKKDIVEACKNDSESVRIYAIKALNNYKTEPEIQELLLYRLQNDNSENITLEVLNLYSDSMPTGEMFDAIKKLADSSANKKIKDKAKSIVEGSNNTTTETTTANAY, from the coding sequence ATGAAACAATTTGTTATTTTGTTTTTATTAATTATTTCTTTTAATTTAATTGCAGAAGATACTAATCAATCTTTATCATCATCTACTAATGCAGCTACTACAGCATCTAGTTCAAGTGAAGGTTATATAATAAACAGTGAATTAATGGATACTTTTAAATATGGTACTACTTCTCAAAAAATATCAGCTATTTCCAGAATAAAAAAGACTAAAAATGAAAATGATATATCTGCTATGGTAGAATATTATCCTAATGAAAAAAATAATAAAATAAAAATAGAGATAATAAATTTCTTTAAACAAAATGTTAATGATAAAGGAAAAACTATAATAGATTATGCTATAGTAGATGAAGATGATAGTGTGAGAAAAGAGGCTTATTATTTATGTTCTATTTATCCTGATATAAAATATGAGTCAAGTATTATGTCTTCTATTAGCAATGAATCTGGACTTATATTAGACAGTATGATAAATGCTTTAGGTTCTATTAAATCTACTTTAGCTTCAGATTATTTGGCTGAGAAATATACTAATGATGTTATTGGCTCTAGCACAAAGATAGAGATATTAAGATATTTTTCTGAAACAAAAGATATTAAAGGCGAAATTATTTGCAGAAATGTTGCACAAAATACAGGTGAGCCTGCTTTAGTTAGATATATGGGAATAGTGGCAATGGGGGCTTATCCTAGTGCTGAAAATTATGAGATATTACAGAAGATATTAAAAGAGGATTTACCTGAAGTTACTGCGAGGGTTATTTATATACTTCCAGAGTACAGTGCTTATGGGGATATTAAAAAAGATATTGTTGAAGCTTGTAAAAATGATAGTGAATCAGTGAGAATATATGCTATTAAGGCTTTGAATAATTATAAAACAGAGCCAGAGATTCAGGAGCTTTTACTTTATAGACTTCAAAATGATAATTCTGAAAATATTACTCTTGAGGTATTAAATCTTTATAGTGATTCTATGCCTACAGGAGAGATGTTTGATGCTATAAAAAAATTAGCGGACTCTTCTGCAAACAAGAAAATTAAAGATAAAGCAAAATCAATAGTAGAAGGTTCTAATAATACAACAACAGAGACAACTACAGCTAATGCTTATTAA
- a CDS encoding flagellar hook assembly protein FlgD, with translation MISAEALRMSDKEIRILKQEVGAFNLQHNFERDPAKNSLGKDDFLKLLTVQMSHQDPLSPMDNRDMIAQLAQFSSVEQMTEVNKNLESMKTFYSSQSGYSMLGKSVEVMDEAGNRFLGPVEMVMENDTGVALAVRTASGLITVRPEDVMIVHSSGDLMASESAATATIMENQSEDEATKIFKSSLADKAQIVRPSEDNGNGDAVINNSVMMTAKEDNKQNEEKATIGNKTIKK, from the coding sequence ATGATATCAGCAGAAGCATTAAGAATGAGTGATAAGGAAATAAGAATATTAAAGCAAGAAGTTGGAGCTTTTAACTTGCAGCATAATTTTGAAAGAGACCCTGCTAAAAACTCTTTAGGTAAAGATGACTTTTTAAAACTATTAACAGTGCAAATGAGCCATCAAGACCCATTGTCTCCTATGGATAACAGAGATATGATAGCACAGCTTGCACAGTTTTCTTCTGTAGAGCAAATGACTGAAGTTAATAAAAACTTAGAATCTATGAAAACATTTTATTCTAGTCAAAGCGGCTATTCTATGCTTGGTAAAAGTGTTGAGGTAATGGACGAGGCTGGAAATAGATTTTTAGGACCTGTTGAGATGGTTATGGAAAATGACACTGGAGTTGCTTTGGCTGTTAGAACTGCTAGCGGACTTATAACTGTTAGACCTGAAGATGTTATGATAGTGCACTCTAGCGGAGATTTAATGGCTTCAGAATCTGCTGCTACTGCTACAATTATGGAAAATCAAAGCGAAGATGAAGCTACAAAAATATTCAAATCATCATTAGCAGATAAAGCTCAAATAGTAAGACCTTCAGAAGATAATGGAAATGGTGATGCGGTTATTAATAATTCTGTTATGATGACAGCGAAAGAAGATAATAAACAGAACGAAGAAAAAGCTACTATAGGCAACAAAACTATTAAGAAATAA
- a CDS encoding flagellar hook-length control protein FliK, protein MISSVSNVLSFNDSNISANKNNTIYDIHDDNSFAKMLDEAKNSEDIYSQSATNKSIEKEEDYQDSLYKNNNITDEDPQNNVENSENIRKENIENNADEAQSSELKESVNNEEKEEISENNSKEDKNIENAENIDNNEIKKDIMSSKEKAKKLIDKAGLIIENYKADKKAQIEKNVNIDSKVNEEKLSSLIKDIDDIKEELKNINLEELDEKDKKEITDLIIALESLEEIAISYQNDDDNVEKLSDIFELVEVEDNSIEETSKKSQDNNIEKIDAKIEENNNNEIVNDSAETFISNDDNNVADKREMRLQEAKENNNSNLNNTISDEKGSELTIINMKDSSSSLKGYNHYNNVSKTQNTNSLAENMIRFQDLMSKLVEKAQVAVNNGKSEVLMSLNPEYLGKVRLKISMDADNNLVGKIFVDNAEIKDIFTKNLDTVISSLNEIGINIEGFDVMLRQDMPNENGEFEFGGSNNNLNGFGADNIEEEVVSVQNYNIVPERKLNLLI, encoded by the coding sequence ATGATAAGCTCAGTTAGCAATGTATTATCTTTTAATGACAGCAATATATCTGCTAATAAAAATAATACAATTTATGATATACATGATGATAATAGTTTCGCTAAAATGTTAGACGAGGCAAAAAATAGCGAAGATATTTATTCTCAAAGTGCTACAAATAAATCTATAGAAAAAGAAGAAGATTATCAAGATAGTTTATATAAAAACAATAATATAACAGATGAAGATCCTCAAAACAATGTTGAAAATAGTGAAAATATAAGAAAAGAAAACATTGAAAATAACGCTGATGAAGCTCAAAGTAGTGAATTAAAAGAAAGTGTAAATAATGAAGAAAAAGAAGAAATATCAGAAAACAATAGCAAAGAAGATAAAAATATAGAAAACGCTGAAAATATAGATAACAATGAAATTAAAAAAGATATAATGTCTTCTAAAGAAAAAGCAAAAAAATTAATTGATAAAGCAGGCCTCATAATAGAAAATTACAAGGCTGATAAAAAAGCACAAATAGAAAAAAATGTTAATATAGACAGTAAAGTTAATGAAGAGAAATTATCTTCATTGATTAAAGATATTGATGATATCAAAGAAGAGCTAAAAAATATTAACTTAGAAGAATTAGATGAAAAAGATAAAAAAGAAATTACTGATTTAATAATAGCTTTAGAAAGTTTGGAAGAGATTGCTATATCATATCAAAATGATGATGATAATGTTGAAAAATTATCAGACATATTTGAATTAGTAGAAGTTGAAGATAATAGCATAGAAGAAACTTCTAAAAAATCACAAGATAATAATATAGAAAAAATAGATGCAAAAATAGAAGAAAATAATAATAATGAAATAGTTAACGATTCTGCAGAAACTTTTATAAGCAATGATGATAATAATGTTGCTGATAAAAGAGAGATGAGATTGCAAGAGGCTAAAGAAAATAATAACAGCAATTTAAATAACACTATATCCGATGAAAAAGGAAGCGAACTTACAATTATTAACATGAAAGATTCTTCTTCTAGTTTGAAAGGATATAATCACTACAACAATGTATCTAAAACACAAAATACTAACAGCCTTGCTGAGAATATGATTAGATTCCAAGATTTGATGTCAAAATTGGTAGAGAAGGCACAGGTTGCTGTTAATAATGGAAAGAGTGAAGTTTTAATGTCTCTTAATCCTGAGTATTTAGGTAAGGTGAGATTAAAAATAAGTATGGACGCTGATAACAATTTAGTAGGAAAAATATTTGTAGATAATGCTGAAATAAAAGACATATTTACAAAAAACCTAGATACTGTTATTAGCTCTTTAAATGAGATTGGAATAAATATTGAAGGTTTTGATGTAATGCTTAGACAGGACATGCCTAATGAAAATGGTGAGTTTGAGTTTGGAGGCAGCAACAATAATTTAAATGGCTTTGGAGCAGACAACATAGAAGAAGAGGTTGTAAGCGTACAAAATTACAATATAGTTCCAGAGAGAAAATTGAATTTATTAATATAA
- a CDS encoding LemA family protein, translated as MKGSIVAIIFVIVNVVAISIFMIVTTTSIKKSILTEEKLSREYLNNILDIYSKKRAASIQYYNAVSKIPRLDAYTISSLSNYITRLSKIDIDDKLIEKPLTFQEFQYIQARIQENINKIDYTARNYPVLRTNQFYMEALRTMRPIIQEERKAIEAYNTHVNEYNRLSTMPPSNIVAGIMGKFPFLAFETGTNIISQTAHIFQ; from the coding sequence ATGAAAGGTTCCATTGTAGCTATAATATTTGTAATAGTTAATGTTGTAGCTATTAGTATATTTATGATAGTAACTACTACTTCTATAAAAAAATCTATTCTCACTGAAGAGAAATTATCAAGAGAATATTTAAATAATATATTAGATATTTATTCAAAAAAAAGAGCAGCCTCTATACAATATTATAATGCAGTATCAAAAATACCAAGATTAGATGCATACACAATCTCTTCATTAAGTAATTATATAACAAGACTAAGTAAAATAGATATAGATGACAAATTAATAGAAAAACCCCTAACCTTTCAAGAGTTTCAATATATTCAAGCAAGAATACAAGAAAATATTAATAAAATAGATTATACAGCAAGAAACTACCCTGTTTTAAGAACAAATCAATTTTATATGGAAGCTTTAAGAACAATGAGACCTATCATACAGGAAGAGAGAAAAGCAATAGAAGCATATAATACACATGTAAATGAATATAATAGATTATCAACAATGCCTCCTTCAAATATAGTAGCTGGTATTATGGGAAAATTTCCTTTCTTAGCATTTGAAACAGGCACAAATATCATTTCTCAAACAGCACATATATTTCAATAA
- a CDS encoding TM2 domain-containing protein — MKKRAYAIVYSALSIMLGGIGIQKFYLGQTKRGILHVLFFWTFIPTILCVIDLLKFTFMTEEEFDEKYNKIELNNNLSNGKKETNIIKQALKYNKLINTASMKITDNKIKENIKELNEIYKNIIDISVKDTTNNKIAAKELEKLLEYNIPTIVKIINTYIDLEKSKIEEDNDKLKNDITDSIIAMKENLKTILNTIYKSNIIDISSDIEVIKSTLKK, encoded by the coding sequence ATGAAAAAAAGAGCATATGCTATAGTATATTCGGCATTGTCTATAATGCTTGGCGGTATTGGTATACAGAAATTTTATCTTGGGCAAACTAAAAGAGGAATACTGCATGTTTTATTTTTCTGGACTTTTATACCTACAATTCTTTGTGTTATAGATTTATTAAAGTTTACATTCATGACAGAAGAAGAGTTCGATGAGAAATACAATAAAATAGAACTTAATAATAATTTGTCTAATGGCAAAAAAGAAACTAATATTATTAAGCAGGCTTTAAAATATAATAAACTTATAAATACTGCCTCAATGAAAATTACAGATAATAAAATAAAAGAAAATATTAAAGAATTAAATGAAATATATAAAAATATAATAGATATCTCTGTAAAAGATACAACTAATAATAAAATAGCAGCAAAAGAATTAGAAAAACTTTTAGAATATAATATACCTACAATAGTAAAAATAATAAACACATATATAGATTTAGAAAAATCAAAAATAGAAGAAGATAATGATAAATTAAAAAATGATATAACGGATTCTATAATAGCAATGAAAGAAAACTTAAAAACAATATTAAATACAATATACAAAAGTAATATTATAGATATATCAAGTGATATAGAAGTAATAAAATCAACATTAAAAAAATAG
- a CDS encoding glycosyltransferase gives MSLKVTVIIPHRIGENIESTLVGIYLSDYNKNDIEIFQAEGTHPTVQRNECLKKASGDIIYFIDNDSLVDPLNIKRAVEIFESNEKVAIVGGPAIHIISNTKERYIDSCMRSYYAVGPIANRYSKNSSTYREGTDRDVILCNLFVRKDVIFEAGLFDESLYPNEENALIDKILSLGYKLMYDPEIIVRRPPRGNLKSYIKMLLNYGRGRFEQLYKNFNKKI, from the coding sequence GTGTCATTAAAAGTTACTGTAATTATTCCTCATAGAATAGGTGAAAATATAGAAAGTACTTTAGTAGGAATTTATCTATCTGATTATAATAAAAATGATATAGAAATCTTTCAGGCTGAAGGCACTCACCCTACCGTGCAAAGAAATGAATGTTTAAAAAAAGCTTCTGGAGATATTATATATTTTATAGATAATGATTCTCTTGTAGACCCGCTTAATATAAAAAGAGCTGTAGAAATATTTGAAAGCAATGAAAAAGTAGCTATTGTAGGCGGACCTGCTATTCATATTATTTCAAATACAAAAGAAAGATATATTGATTCTTGTATGCGTTCTTATTATGCTGTGGGGCCTATAGCAAACAGATATAGTAAAAACTCTTCTACATATAGAGAAGGAACTGACAGAGATGTAATACTTTGTAATTTGTTTGTACGAAAAGATGTGATATTTGAAGCTGGGCTTTTTGATGAAAGTTTATACCCAAACGAAGAAAATGCATTAATTGATAAAATACTTTCTTTAGGATATAAACTAATGTATGACCCTGAAATAATAGTAAGAAGACCGCCTAGAGGAAATTTAAAATCATATATAAAAATGCTTCTTAATTATGGAAGAGGAAGATTTGAACAGCTTTATAAAAACTTTAATAAAAAAATCTAA